One Bosea sp. 685 DNA segment encodes these proteins:
- the dnaJ gene encoding molecular chaperone DnaJ, translating into MSKRDYYEILGVSKTASDAELKSSFRKQAMQCHPDRHPGDKGAEAKFKELNEAYQVLSDEQKRAAYDRFGHQAFENGGGGGGNPDFSDFMSDIFDSFFGDARGGGRGGARAANGRERGADLRYNLEIGLEDAFAGKNASIRVPTSIACEACSGSGAKPGSKSRQCPTCGGHGRVRANQGFFSVERTCPTCNGRGEIIDDPCKICQGAGRVTRERTLAVNIPAGVEDGTRIRLAGEGEAGLRGGPAGDLYIFLSIRPHAIFQRDGADLFCRVPLGLTSAALGGEIEVPTLTGEQARVKIPEGTQTGKQFRLKGKGMSVLRSREVGDLYIQVLIETPQKLTARQRELLLEFERESSHSTHPEAAGFFGRVKDFLGGLGGAA; encoded by the coding sequence GTGTCCAAGCGCGACTATTACGAAATCCTCGGCGTCTCCAAGACCGCTAGCGATGCGGAGCTGAAGAGTTCCTTCCGCAAGCAGGCGATGCAGTGCCATCCTGATCGTCATCCCGGCGACAAGGGAGCTGAGGCCAAGTTCAAGGAACTGAACGAGGCCTATCAGGTCCTGTCCGACGAGCAGAAGCGCGCGGCCTATGACCGCTTCGGCCACCAGGCTTTCGAGAATGGCGGCGGGGGCGGCGGCAATCCCGATTTCTCCGACTTCATGTCGGACATCTTCGACTCCTTCTTCGGCGATGCCAGGGGCGGCGGACGCGGCGGCGCGCGCGCAGCCAATGGCCGCGAGCGCGGCGCCGATCTGCGCTACAATCTCGAGATCGGCCTGGAGGACGCCTTTGCAGGCAAGAACGCCTCGATCCGCGTGCCGACCTCGATCGCCTGCGAGGCCTGCTCCGGCTCCGGCGCCAAGCCGGGCTCCAAATCGCGGCAATGCCCGACCTGCGGCGGCCATGGCCGGGTGCGCGCCAATCAGGGCTTCTTCTCGGTCGAGCGCACCTGCCCGACCTGCAATGGCCGCGGCGAGATCATCGACGACCCCTGCAAGATCTGCCAGGGCGCGGGCCGGGTCACGCGCGAGCGCACGCTTGCCGTCAACATCCCGGCCGGCGTCGAGGACGGCACGCGCATCCGGCTTGCCGGAGAGGGCGAGGCCGGCCTGCGCGGCGGACCGGCGGGCGATCTCTACATCTTCCTTTCGATCAGGCCGCACGCGATCTTCCAGCGCGACGGCGCCGATCTGTTCTGCCGCGTGCCGCTCGGCCTGACTTCGGCTGCGCTCGGCGGCGAGATCGAGGTGCCGACGCTGACAGGCGAGCAGGCCAGGGTGAAGATCCCCGAGGGCACGCAGACCGGCAAGCAGTTCCGCCTCAAGGGCAAGGGCATGAGCGTGTTGCGCTCGCGCGAGGTCGGCGATCTCTACATCCAGGTGTTGATCGAGACGCCGCAGAAGCTCACCGCCCGCCAGCGCGAATTGCTGCTGGAATTCGAGCGCGAGAGCTCGCATTCGACCCACCCCGAAGCCGCCGGCTTCTTCGGCCGCGTGAAGGACTTTCTGGGCGGGCTCGGCGGCGCGGCTTGA
- a CDS encoding CsbD family protein has protein sequence MGSTADKIKGLANEAAGNVKQAAGKALNKPGLEAEGMAQERKGEAQQALGKGKDAVKKVIDKV, from the coding sequence ATGGGCAGCACTGCCGATAAGATCAAGGGCCTGGCCAATGAGGCCGCCGGTAACGTCAAGCAGGCAGCCGGCAAGGCGCTGAACAAGCCCGGCCTGGAGGCCGAGGGCATGGCTCAGGAGCGCAAGGGCGAGGCTCAGCAGGCGCTCGGCAAGGGCAAGGACGCCGTCAAGAAGGTGATCGACAAGGTCTGA
- a CDS encoding helix-turn-helix transcriptional regulator produces MNKHHQPMVGSLIRDWRQLRRLSQLDLALEAEISQKHLSFLESGRSQPSRDMVLLLCEHLGVPLRERNALLLAAGYAPVYLERALEDPGLQAAKAAIDLVLKGHEPYPALAVDRHWTLLAANAAIAPLLGLIADADLLRPPVNVLRLSLHPAGLAPLIVNLGEWRMHLLARLRQQIRATADPVLADLLAEFLTYPAPVQPARKGHAQELEAEPAIVVPLRLQLGETVLSLISTTTVFGTPVDITLSELALETFFPADAATGEALRAMATQSASSAPPGTS; encoded by the coding sequence ATGAACAAGCATCATCAGCCCATGGTCGGCTCGCTCATCCGCGATTGGCGACAGTTGCGCCGGCTCAGCCAGCTCGATCTCGCGCTCGAGGCCGAGATCTCGCAGAAGCATCTCAGCTTCCTCGAAAGCGGCCGCTCGCAACCGAGTCGCGACATGGTCCTGCTGCTCTGCGAGCATCTCGGCGTGCCGCTGCGCGAGCGCAATGCGCTGCTGCTGGCGGCGGGCTATGCGCCGGTCTATCTGGAGCGCGCCCTGGAAGATCCCGGCCTGCAGGCGGCGAAGGCCGCGATCGACCTCGTGCTCAAGGGCCACGAGCCCTATCCGGCGCTGGCGGTGGACCGCCACTGGACGCTGCTCGCCGCCAACGCTGCGATTGCGCCGCTGCTTGGCCTGATCGCGGATGCCGATCTGCTGCGGCCGCCCGTCAATGTGCTGCGGCTCTCGCTGCATCCGGCCGGACTTGCCCCGCTCATCGTGAATCTGGGGGAGTGGCGGATGCATCTGCTCGCGCGCCTGCGCCAGCAGATCCGGGCGACGGCCGATCCGGTGCTGGCCGATCTCCTGGCCGAATTTCTGACCTATCCGGCGCCCGTCCAGCCTGCTCGCAAGGGCCACGCGCAGGAGCTCGAAGCCGAGCCAGCCATCGTGGTGCCGCTGCGACTGCAGCTGGGCGAGACGGTCTTGTCCCTGATCTCAACGACGACGGTTTTCGGCACGCCGGTGGACATCACGCTGTCGGAGCTGGCGCTGGAGACCTTCTTCCCGGCCGACGCTGCGACCGGTGAAGCTTTGCGCGCAATGGCGACGCAAAGCGCCTCCAGCGCGCCGCCGGGCACATCTTGA
- a CDS encoding MetQ/NlpA family ABC transporter substrate-binding protein — protein MSIITRRATLAASAALALTLTVPALAQQTQLVRIGASPGPHAEILEKLKPLVAKQGIDLKIIEFSDYVVPNQALDAGELEANSFQNQPYLDNQVKDRGYKIVSVGLTVNFPLGIYSAKYKSWGEVPDGATIAIQNDPTNGGRSLLLLQDKGIIKLKDGVGFKPGPADIVSNPKKLKVIEIEAAQTPRSLADVAAAAINTNYAVDAKIEPTSAILREDPKGPYVNLIAVRAADKDKPWVKTLVDAYHSPEIKAFVAERFKGAVLAGW, from the coding sequence ATGTCCATCATCACCCGTCGCGCTACGCTGGCAGCCTCTGCCGCTCTTGCCCTGACGCTGACTGTTCCGGCGCTCGCCCAGCAGACCCAGCTCGTGCGCATCGGCGCCTCGCCCGGTCCCCATGCCGAGATTCTGGAGAAGCTGAAGCCGCTCGTCGCCAAGCAGGGCATCGACCTCAAGATCATCGAGTTCTCCGACTATGTCGTGCCGAACCAGGCGCTCGACGCCGGCGAGCTGGAGGCCAACTCCTTCCAGAACCAGCCCTATCTCGACAACCAGGTGAAGGATCGCGGCTACAAGATCGTCAGCGTCGGCCTGACCGTGAACTTCCCGCTCGGCATCTATTCGGCCAAATACAAGAGCTGGGGCGAGGTGCCGGACGGCGCCACCATCGCCATCCAGAACGACCCGACCAATGGCGGCCGCTCGCTCCTGCTGCTGCAGGACAAGGGCATCATCAAGCTGAAGGACGGCGTCGGCTTCAAGCCGGGCCCGGCCGACATCGTCTCGAACCCGAAGAAGCTGAAGGTCATCGAGATCGAGGCGGCGCAGACCCCGCGTTCGCTGGCTGACGTGGCCGCCGCCGCGATCAACACCAACTACGCCGTCGACGCCAAGATCGAGCCGACCTCGGCGATCCTGCGCGAGGACCCGAAGGGCCCTTACGTCAATCTCATCGCGGTCCGCGCCGCCGACAAGGACAAGCCCTGGGTCAAGACCCTGGTCGACGCCTATCACAGCCCCGAGATCAAGGCCTTCGTCGCCGAGCGCTTCAAGGGCGCGGTGCTCGCCGGCTGGTAA
- a CDS encoding methionine ABC transporter permease, with protein MSPDIIRLILQATADTLTMVAVAAGIGTLLGLPLGVFLATSKRGELFAAPFANAVLGALVNATRSTPFIILVVAIIPFTRLLAGTSIGTAAAIVPLTVASTPFIARLIEGAIREVDQGLVEAARSMGATPVQIVRKVLVPESLPAIVLGLTLAIVSLLGFSAMVGAVGGGGLGDLGIRYGYQRFMPDVMAAVVAVLIVLVQTVQSIGDRLARRLNKRLRHA; from the coding sequence ATGTCGCCTGACATCATCCGGCTCATCCTCCAGGCCACGGCCGACACGCTGACCATGGTCGCGGTCGCGGCTGGGATCGGCACCTTGCTGGGATTGCCGCTCGGCGTCTTCCTGGCGACGAGCAAGCGCGGCGAGCTGTTTGCCGCGCCCTTCGCCAACGCGGTGCTCGGCGCGCTCGTCAACGCCACGCGCTCGACGCCCTTCATCATCCTCGTCGTTGCGATCATTCCGTTCACGCGCTTGCTGGCGGGAACCTCGATCGGCACTGCGGCCGCGATCGTGCCATTGACGGTCGCCTCCACCCCCTTCATCGCGCGGTTGATCGAGGGCGCGATCCGCGAGGTCGATCAGGGGCTCGTCGAGGCCGCCCGTTCGATGGGCGCGACGCCGGTTCAGATCGTGCGCAAGGTCTTGGTGCCCGAGTCGCTGCCCGCTATCGTGCTCGGGCTCACGCTCGCCATCGTCAGCCTGCTCGGCTTCTCCGCCATGGTCGGCGCGGTCGGCGGCGGCGGGCTCGGCGATCTCGGCATCCGCTACGGCTACCAGCGCTTCATGCCCGATGTCATGGCCGCCGTCGTCGCCGTCCTGATCGTCCTGGTCCAGACTGTCCAGAGCATCGGGGACAGGCTTGCTCGCCGCCTCAACAAGCGTCTGCGCCACGCCTGA
- a CDS encoding methionine ABC transporter ATP-binding protein: protein MNAPLKPDAFRVGIGIPPLPEPIIRFERVGKVFAGRRGQSEVEALAGVDLDVPKGAIVGVIGRSGAGKSTLIRLVNGLERASSGRILIEGEDVTGLSEAGWRARRRTTGMIFQHFNLLSSRTVFDNVALPLEIAGTPKAEITAQVERLLDLVGLADKRERYPAELSGGQKQRVGIARALATEPKVLLCDEATSALDPETTQSILALLKQVNRELGVTILLITHEIPVIKEICDRVAVIEGGRIVEEGDTFSVLTQPKHPTTARFVEAVTGVDLPAHLAGRLRTEPRSGDAAVLRITFTGENATAPVISRLSSIIGVDVNILAGRIDAIAGRPFGSLLVSVPGREPELGAVLGALKSLELKVEVIGHVA, encoded by the coding sequence ATGAACGCCCCTTTGAAGCCCGACGCCTTTCGCGTCGGGATTGGTATCCCGCCATTGCCTGAGCCGATCATCCGCTTCGAGCGGGTCGGCAAGGTTTTCGCCGGCCGTCGCGGCCAAAGCGAGGTCGAAGCGCTTGCGGGCGTCGATCTCGATGTGCCCAAGGGCGCGATCGTCGGCGTCATCGGCCGCTCCGGCGCCGGCAAGTCGACCTTGATCCGGCTGGTCAACGGGCTGGAGCGCGCCAGCTCCGGCCGCATCCTGATCGAAGGCGAGGACGTTACCGGCCTGAGCGAGGCTGGCTGGCGGGCGCGCCGCCGCACGACCGGCATGATCTTCCAGCATTTCAACCTGCTCTCCTCGCGCACGGTGTTCGACAATGTCGCGCTGCCGCTGGAGATCGCCGGCACGCCCAAGGCGGAGATCACGGCCCAGGTCGAGCGCCTGCTCGATCTCGTCGGCCTTGCCGACAAGCGCGAGCGCTATCCAGCCGAGCTCTCCGGCGGCCAGAAGCAGCGCGTCGGCATCGCCCGTGCGCTCGCGACCGAGCCGAAGGTGCTGCTCTGCGACGAGGCGACCTCGGCGCTCGATCCTGAGACGACGCAATCGATCCTGGCGCTGCTCAAGCAGGTCAACCGCGAGCTCGGCGTCACCATCCTGCTGATCACTCACGAGATTCCCGTGATCAAGGAAATCTGCGACCGCGTCGCGGTGATCGAGGGCGGCCGCATCGTCGAGGAGGGCGACACCTTCTCCGTGCTGACGCAGCCCAAGCACCCGACCACGGCGCGTTTCGTCGAGGCGGTGACCGGCGTCGATCTACCGGCTCATCTCGCCGGCCGTCTTCGCACCGAGCCGCGATCGGGCGACGCCGCGGTGCTGCGCATCACCTTCACCGGCGAGAACGCGACCGCCCCGGTGATCAGCCGGTTGAGCTCGATCATCGGCGTCGACGTCAACATCCTGGCCGGGCGCATCGACGCCATCGCCGGCAGGCCCTTCGGCAGCCTGCTGGTCTCGGTGCCGGGGCGCGAGCCTGAACTCGGTGCCGTGCTCGGCGCGCTGAAAAGCCTCGAACTCAAGGTGGAGGTCATCGGCCATGTCGCCTGA
- a CDS encoding copper chaperone PCu(A)C codes for MNKIMHMLAAVALTLSSAAAFAHEYQAGPLKIGYPWSRATPAGAKVGGGYLSIENTGSTPDRLVSISVPFADSVEMHEMAVVDGIMTMRPLENGLAIAPGAKVEFKPGGYHIMFMDLKQPLKQNEMLKGVLTFEKAGTVEVAFKVEAMGAKAADPSAHTH; via the coding sequence ATGAACAAAATCATGCACATGCTCGCGGCCGTCGCGCTGACACTGAGCAGCGCCGCCGCCTTCGCCCATGAATACCAGGCCGGCCCGCTCAAGATCGGCTATCCCTGGTCGCGCGCCACGCCCGCAGGCGCGAAGGTCGGCGGCGGCTATCTCTCGATCGAGAATACGGGATCGACGCCCGATCGGCTGGTCTCGATCTCCGTGCCCTTCGCGGACAGCGTCGAAATGCACGAGATGGCTGTTGTCGACGGCATCATGACCATGCGGCCGCTCGAAAACGGGCTTGCGATCGCGCCCGGCGCCAAGGTCGAGTTCAAGCCCGGCGGCTACCACATCATGTTCATGGATCTGAAGCAGCCGCTGAAGCAGAACGAGATGCTCAAGGGCGTGCTGACCTTCGAGAAGGCCGGCACGGTCGAGGTCGCGTTCAAGGTCGAGGCCATGGGCGCCAAGGCCGCCGACCCCAGCGCCCATACGCATTGA
- a CDS encoding dihydrodipicolinate synthase family protein yields the protein MSLTPDASGVFPIAPTPFNPDGTIDWTSTERLFEFYDRIGSDGTTVLGIMGEAPKLEPEESVRIVKIAVAKMPGKPVIVGVSAPGFAAMRSLARQSMELGAAGVMIAPPPSLRTDDQITGYYAQAIEAIGTDIPFVIQDYPLTLSVIMTPAVIRKIVMDHPSCVMLKHEDWPGLEKISTLRKFQAEGSLRPISILTGNGGMFLDFEMERGADGAMTGYAFPELLIDVVKLQKAGQRDAAHDIFDAHLPLLRYEQQLGVGLAVRKYTMMKRGILASDAQRKPGSSISAKAKTEVDYLLARVAKTDPRAKV from the coding sequence ATGAGCCTGACCCCCGACGCCAGCGGCGTCTTCCCGATCGCGCCGACGCCGTTCAATCCCGACGGTACGATCGACTGGACCTCGACCGAGCGCCTGTTCGAATTCTACGATCGAATCGGCTCGGACGGCACGACGGTGCTCGGCATCATGGGCGAGGCGCCCAAGCTCGAGCCGGAGGAATCGGTCCGCATCGTCAAGATCGCCGTGGCCAAGATGCCGGGCAAGCCGGTCATCGTCGGCGTCTCCGCGCCGGGATTCGCCGCCATGCGCTCGCTGGCGCGCCAGTCGATGGAGCTCGGCGCGGCCGGCGTGATGATCGCGCCGCCGCCATCCCTGCGCACCGACGACCAGATCACCGGCTATTATGCCCAGGCCATCGAGGCGATCGGCACCGACATCCCCTTCGTCATCCAGGACTACCCGCTGACGCTCTCGGTGATCATGACGCCGGCAGTGATCCGCAAGATCGTCATGGACCACCCCTCCTGCGTGATGCTGAAGCATGAGGACTGGCCGGGGCTGGAGAAGATCTCGACCCTGCGCAAGTTCCAGGCAGAGGGCTCGCTGCGGCCGATCTCGATCCTGACCGGCAATGGCGGCATGTTCCTCGATTTCGAGATGGAGCGCGGCGCCGACGGCGCGATGACCGGATACGCTTTCCCGGAATTGCTGATCGATGTGGTCAAGCTGCAGAAGGCCGGCCAACGTGACGCCGCCCACGACATCTTCGACGCGCATCTGCCGCTGCTGCGCTATGAGCAGCAGCTCGGCGTCGGCCTCGCCGTGCGCAAATACACCATGATGAAGCGCGGCATCCTCGCCAGCGACGCCCAGCGCAAGCCGGGCTCGTCGATCTCGGCCAAGGCGAAGACCGAGGTCGACTACCTGCTGGCGCGCGTCGCCAAGACCGATCCGCGCGCCAAGGTGTGA
- a CDS encoding fumarylacetoacetate hydrolase family protein: MTNYVIDPPAVTAVPVAGGGLFPVRRVFCVGRNYAEHTREMGGDPDREEPFFFTKPADALLINGADMPYPTKTKDLHHEMELVVAIGTGGHDIPEAEALNHVYGYAAGLDMTRRDLQAAAKKTGKPWDMSKGFDLSGPIGEIAPASHVGHPSAGKIELVVNGVPRQSSDLAKMIWSVPETIAYLSGLVVLAPGDLIFTGTPEGVAAVVKGDVLEGEIAGVGSVRTRIV; encoded by the coding sequence ATGACGAATTACGTGATCGATCCGCCTGCCGTCACCGCGGTGCCGGTCGCCGGCGGCGGGCTCTTCCCCGTGCGCCGGGTCTTCTGCGTCGGCAGGAACTATGCCGAACATACCCGCGAGATGGGCGGCGATCCCGATCGGGAGGAGCCGTTCTTCTTCACCAAGCCGGCCGACGCGCTGCTGATCAACGGCGCCGACATGCCCTATCCGACCAAGACCAAGGACCTGCACCACGAGATGGAGCTGGTCGTGGCGATCGGCACCGGCGGGCATGACATCCCCGAGGCAGAGGCGCTGAACCATGTCTATGGCTATGCCGCCGGGCTCGACATGACACGGCGCGACCTGCAGGCCGCCGCCAAGAAGACCGGTAAGCCCTGGGACATGAGCAAGGGCTTCGACCTTTCCGGGCCGATCGGCGAGATCGCTCCCGCGAGCCATGTCGGCCATCCCAGCGCCGGCAAGATCGAGCTCGTCGTCAATGGCGTGCCTCGCCAGAGCTCGGACCTCGCCAAGATGATCTGGAGCGTGCCTGAGACGATCGCCTATCTCTCGGGCCTCGTCGTGCTCGCGCCCGGCGACCTGATCTTCACCGGCACGCCCGAGGGCGTCGCGGCGGTGGTCAAGGGCGACGTGCTGGAAGGCGAGATCGCCGGCGTCGGCAGCGTGCGCACTAGGATCGTCTAG
- a CDS encoding cold-shock protein codes for MSTGTVKWFNETKGYGFITPDQGGSDVFVHISAVERSGMRGLNEGQKISYDLEADRKTGKSSAVNLKTA; via the coding sequence GTGAGCACGGGTACCGTGAAATGGTTCAACGAAACCAAGGGCTACGGATTCATCACGCCTGATCAGGGCGGCAGCGATGTTTTCGTGCATATCAGCGCGGTCGAGCGCTCTGGCATGCGCGGCCTGAACGAAGGTCAGAAGATCAGCTACGATCTCGAGGCCGATCGCAAGACCGGCAAGTCCTCGGCGGTCAATCTCAAGACTGCGTGA
- a CDS encoding multidrug effflux MFS transporter — translation MTAIADPALPRHGMSFRSFVTLTAALMAVNALAIDSMLPALPEMAETLGIMEANHRQWIVTAYLLGFGVAQIVYGTLSDRFGRRPVLLFGLGLYVLASIAAAFAGSFEAMMWARVVQGIGAAATRVLAVSIVRDCYSGRDMARVMSLAMIVFLAVPILAPSIGQAILWVAPWRWIFGVLTIFAASVMLWAAFRLPETLHEEDRKPIELHSVVAAFRTTLTTRVAVGYMSAMAFVIGGLFGFINSAQQVFVDVFAAPQLFTIIFALIAGFMAVASLVNSRIVVRLGMRRVSHAALLGYIAFTGTHALVALAGHETLWSFTIFQAGAMFCFGLLAPNFGALAMDPLGHVAGTASSVQGFVTTAGGALIGFYIGQHFDGTVVPLTLGFSLCGLVALGIVLVAEKGRLFRPAPGRS, via the coding sequence ATGACCGCAATCGCAGATCCCGCCCTGCCGCGCCACGGCATGAGCTTCCGTTCCTTCGTGACGCTGACCGCCGCCCTGATGGCAGTGAACGCGCTCGCGATCGATTCGATGCTGCCGGCTTTGCCCGAAATGGCCGAGACGCTCGGCATCATGGAGGCAAACCACCGGCAATGGATCGTCACCGCCTATCTGCTCGGCTTCGGCGTCGCGCAGATCGTCTACGGCACGCTGTCGGACCGTTTCGGCCGCAGGCCCGTGCTGCTCTTCGGGCTCGGGCTCTATGTGCTGGCAAGCATCGCGGCGGCCTTCGCCGGCTCCTTCGAGGCGATGATGTGGGCGCGCGTCGTTCAGGGCATCGGCGCGGCGGCGACGCGCGTGCTTGCGGTCTCGATCGTGCGCGACTGCTATTCCGGCCGTGACATGGCTCGGGTGATGTCGCTCGCCATGATCGTCTTCCTGGCGGTGCCGATTCTCGCGCCTTCGATCGGCCAGGCCATCCTCTGGGTCGCGCCCTGGCGCTGGATCTTTGGCGTGCTGACGATTTTCGCCGCCTCGGTGATGCTCTGGGCTGCGTTCAGATTGCCCGAGACGCTGCATGAGGAGGATCGCAAGCCGATCGAGCTCCACAGCGTCGTCGCCGCCTTCCGCACCACGCTGACGACGCGCGTCGCTGTCGGCTACATGTCGGCCATGGCCTTCGTCATCGGCGGGCTGTTTGGCTTCATCAACTCGGCCCAGCAGGTCTTCGTCGACGTCTTCGCGGCGCCGCAGCTCTTCACCATCATCTTCGCGCTGATCGCGGGCTTCATGGCGGTGGCCTCGCTGGTGAATTCACGCATCGTCGTGCGGCTCGGCATGCGCCGGGTCTCGCATGCCGCGCTGCTGGGCTATATCGCCTTCACCGGCACGCATGCGCTGGTCGCGCTGGCGGGCCATGAAACGCTCTGGTCCTTCACCATCTTCCAGGCCGGAGCGATGTTCTGTTTCGGCCTGCTCGCGCCGAATTTCGGCGCGCTCGCCATGGACCCGCTCGGCCATGTCGCGGGCACGGCCTCCTCGGTGCAGGGCTTCGTCACCACGGCCGGTGGCGCGCTGATCGGCTTTTATATCGGCCAGCATTTCGACGGCACGGTGGTGCCGCTGACGCTGGGCTTCTCGCTGTGCGGATTGGTCGCGCTGGGGATCGTGCTGGTGGCCGAGAAAGGCCGGCTGTTTCGGCCGGCGCCAGGTCGCAGCTAA
- a CDS encoding glutathione S-transferase family protein has product MSDELVLYTNPMSRGRIARWMLEEVGVPYRAEILGFGPPMKGAYKAVNPMGKVPALQHGDMVVTECAAICAYLADAFPQAGLAPEPGSKLRGPYYRWLFFGAGPTEAAVSNKALGFEVPADKARMIGYGSFADVMDTLEQAVTAGEYLLGERFSAADVYLGSQILWGLQFGSIEKRPAFEAYGKRISGRPAALRADAIDDALIAEQRKQA; this is encoded by the coding sequence ATGTCGGACGAGCTTGTGCTCTATACCAACCCGATGTCGCGCGGCCGGATCGCGCGCTGGATGCTGGAGGAGGTGGGGGTGCCCTATCGCGCCGAGATCCTGGGTTTCGGCCCGCCGATGAAGGGGGCGTATAAGGCGGTCAACCCGATGGGCAAGGTGCCGGCGCTGCAGCATGGCGACATGGTCGTCACCGAATGCGCCGCGATCTGCGCCTATCTCGCCGACGCCTTCCCGCAGGCCGGCCTCGCGCCCGAGCCGGGCAGCAAGCTGCGCGGACCCTATTACCGTTGGCTGTTCTTCGGCGCGGGGCCGACGGAGGCGGCGGTGAGCAACAAGGCGCTCGGTTTCGAGGTGCCCGCCGACAAGGCCCGGATGATCGGCTATGGCAGCTTCGCCGACGTCATGGACACGCTGGAGCAGGCCGTGACGGCGGGCGAATACCTGCTGGGCGAGCGTTTCAGCGCGGCCGATGTCTATCTCGGCTCGCAGATCCTCTGGGGTTTGCAATTCGGCTCGATCGAGAAGCGCCCGGCCTTCGAGGCCTATGGCAAGCGCATCTCCGGTCGTCCGGCGGCGCTGCGGGCCGACGCGATCGACGATGCCCTGATCGCCGAGCAGCGCAAGCAGGCCTGA
- a CDS encoding amino acid ABC transporter substrate-binding protein, with product MARYGRVLVGFLLAIGLSYGGQAQAQTLKAIKARGVLNCGIGTGLAGFGLADAGGTWKGVNIDFCSGLAAAIFDDASKVKFVSLSSKDRFTALQSGESDLIAATTTWTMSRDTILGLNFRAVFYYDGQGFMVKKALNIKSARELSGASICIQQGTTTELNTADYFRKNNLKFEPVTFATNNEATEAYESGRCDVFTTDQSGLYAERLRFKDPSEHVVLPETISKEPLAYAVRHGDDQWFDIVSWVQYALVTAEELEVTQANVDEMRKSTNPDIRRLLGVEGSFGQALGLGNDWAYKVIKTAGNYGEVFERHLGKSSPLKIARGQNALWTNGGLQYAPPIR from the coding sequence ATGGCACGTTACGGGAGAGTTCTGGTCGGGTTCCTGCTGGCGATCGGCCTGTCATATGGCGGGCAGGCGCAGGCCCAGACCCTGAAGGCGATCAAGGCGCGCGGCGTCCTGAATTGCGGCATCGGCACCGGGCTCGCAGGCTTCGGTCTCGCCGATGCGGGCGGCACCTGGAAGGGCGTCAATATCGATTTCTGCAGCGGGCTCGCCGCCGCGATCTTCGACGACGCCAGCAAGGTCAAGTTCGTCTCGCTCTCGTCCAAGGACCGCTTCACCGCGCTGCAATCGGGCGAGAGCGACCTGATCGCGGCGACGACGACCTGGACGATGAGCCGCGACACCATCCTCGGCCTGAATTTCCGGGCGGTGTTCTATTATGACGGCCAGGGCTTCATGGTGAAGAAGGCCCTGAACATCAAATCGGCCCGCGAGCTCAGCGGCGCCTCGATCTGCATCCAGCAGGGCACCACGACCGAGCTCAACACCGCCGATTATTTCCGCAAGAACAATCTGAAGTTCGAGCCGGTGACCTTCGCCACCAACAACGAGGCGACCGAGGCTTATGAGAGCGGCCGCTGCGACGTCTTCACCACCGACCAGTCCGGCCTCTATGCCGAGCGGCTGCGCTTCAAGGACCCGTCCGAGCATGTCGTGCTGCCGGAGACGATCTCGAAGGAGCCGCTCGCCTATGCCGTGCGCCATGGCGACGACCAGTGGTTCGATATCGTCAGCTGGGTCCAGTACGCGCTGGTCACGGCCGAGGAGCTCGAGGTGACGCAGGCCAATGTCGACGAGATGCGCAAATCGACCAATCCCGACATCCGCCGCCTGCTCGGCGTCGAGGGCTCCTTTGGCCAGGCGCTCGGCCTCGGCAATGACTGGGCCTATAAGGTGATCAAGACCGCCGGCAATTACGGCGAGGTCTTCGAGCGCCATCTCGGCAAGTCGTCGCCACTGAAGATCGCGCGCGGGCAGAACGCGCTCTGGACCAATGGCGGGCTGCAATACGCCCCGCCGATCCGCTGA
- a CDS encoding STAS/SEC14 domain-containing protein: MFEILAAPDHVAAYRLTGTLTEADLDGVVGDLERRLSRHEKLGLLADLTGFEDMTFRAGLKDARYGLSMLRRLKRFPREAVVTDKGWIESFAAIANPIIPHVEVKCFKPAEFDAALAWASEIEGGPEA, from the coding sequence ATGTTCGAAATTCTCGCCGCGCCGGACCATGTCGCCGCTTATCGCCTGACGGGCACGCTGACGGAGGCCGATCTCGACGGCGTCGTCGGCGATCTCGAGCGCAGGCTGTCCCGCCACGAAAAGCTCGGCCTCCTGGCCGATCTGACCGGCTTCGAGGACATGACCTTCCGGGCCGGGCTCAAGGACGCGCGCTATGGGCTTAGCATGCTGCGACGATTGAAGCGCTTTCCGCGCGAGGCGGTGGTCACCGACAAGGGCTGGATCGAGAGCTTCGCGGCGATCGCCAACCCGATCATCCCGCATGTCGAGGTGAAATGCTTCAAGCCAGCGGAGTTCGACGCGGCGCTGGCCTGGGCCAGCGAGATCGAGGGCGGGCCGGAGGCGTAG